In Sphingomonas panacisoli, one genomic interval encodes:
- a CDS encoding winged helix-turn-helix transcriptional regulator, whose product MGGHLREPLRDLVECSLPAALEAMGERWSFMILRASFNGLHHFEEFQSELGIARNILANRLARLVEHGILTREALPEDRRKIQYLLTDKGFALLPTMVALRQWGERWETGMPATPVLVDARDMRRIQPVQVLSHDGRALGKGDLHWALPEDVIGENEPLQQAAE is encoded by the coding sequence CTGCGCGATCTGGTCGAATGCAGCCTGCCGGCCGCGCTCGAGGCGATGGGCGAGCGTTGGTCGTTCATGATCCTGCGCGCGTCGTTCAACGGCCTGCACCATTTCGAGGAGTTCCAGTCGGAACTCGGTATCGCGCGCAACATCCTCGCCAACCGTCTCGCACGCCTTGTCGAACACGGCATCCTGACTCGCGAGGCGCTGCCTGAGGATCGCCGCAAGATTCAGTATCTCCTGACCGACAAGGGCTTCGCGCTGCTGCCGACGATGGTGGCGCTGCGCCAATGGGGCGAACGCTGGGAGACCGGCATGCCCGCGACGCCGGTGTTGGTCGACGCCCGCGACATGCGGCGAATCCAGCCGGTCCAAGTGCTCTCCCACGACGGCCGTGCGCTCGGCAAAGGCGACCTGCATTGGGCGCTGCCCGAAGACGTGATCGGCGAAAACGAGCCGCTGCAACAGGCGGCCGAGTGA
- a CDS encoding acyl-CoA thioesterase produces the protein MVRDGFAFSTAFKVRYAEIDGQKVVFNSRYLEYTDVAATEFWEWTAIADALGSVWTDTEFHVRRAEVDYLKPFVWGDTIRIWVRIDRVGNSSMTQRYEMVNEATGELHCAVDMVIVNVHLPTGKPAPIDDAVRQFIANLPG, from the coding sequence ATGGTCCGTGACGGCTTCGCCTTTTCGACCGCGTTCAAGGTCCGTTACGCCGAAATCGACGGGCAGAAGGTCGTCTTCAACTCGCGCTACCTCGAATATACCGACGTCGCGGCGACCGAATTCTGGGAATGGACCGCGATCGCCGACGCACTCGGCAGTGTTTGGACCGATACCGAATTCCACGTCCGCCGCGCCGAGGTCGATTATCTCAAGCCGTTCGTCTGGGGCGACACGATCCGCATCTGGGTGCGCATCGACCGCGTCGGCAACAGCAGCATGACGCAGCGCTACGAGATGGTGAACGAAGCGACCGGCGAACTCCACTGCGCGGTCGATATGGTGATCGTGAACGTCCATTTGCCGACCGGAAAACCCGCGCCGATCGATGACGCAGTGCGGCAATTTATCGCGAATTTGCCCGGCTAG
- a CDS encoding sulfite exporter TauE/SafE family protein — protein MIDWHYSLAGVLVGLVVGLTGVGGGSLMTPLLVLVFGVAPATAVGTDLLYASATKAVGTTVHGWRGTVSWKVVARLAMGSVPATIVTLFAIGASSKAHTGYAISVVLGVVLILSAIAALFRSRIVAYLTPRVDNVGREHPVILTILLGAVLGALVSLTSVGAGALGMTALLILYPDLPVNKLVGSDIAHAVPLTLLAGTGHWLLGSVDGALLVSLLCGSIPGIIAGSLISSRVSDRFLSPILATVLLLVGIKLLF, from the coding sequence ATGATCGACTGGCATTATTCGCTGGCCGGCGTGCTGGTCGGTCTGGTCGTCGGGCTGACCGGCGTCGGCGGTGGATCATTGATGACGCCGCTGCTGGTGCTGGTGTTCGGCGTGGCGCCGGCGACCGCGGTCGGCACCGACCTGCTCTACGCATCGGCGACCAAGGCGGTCGGCACCACCGTGCATGGCTGGCGCGGGACGGTCAGTTGGAAGGTGGTCGCACGGTTGGCGATGGGCAGCGTGCCGGCGACAATTGTAACGTTGTTCGCAATTGGCGCGTCGAGCAAAGCTCATACCGGTTATGCGATTTCGGTCGTGCTGGGCGTAGTGCTGATCCTGTCGGCGATCGCGGCGCTGTTCCGATCGCGGATCGTCGCCTACCTGACGCCAAGGGTCGATAATGTCGGGCGCGAGCATCCGGTGATCCTGACCATCCTGCTCGGTGCGGTGCTCGGCGCGCTGGTGTCGCTGACCTCGGTCGGGGCAGGCGCGCTGGGGATGACCGCATTGTTGATTCTCTATCCCGACCTGCCGGTGAACAAGCTGGTGGGGTCGGACATCGCGCACGCCGTGCCGCTGACCTTGCTCGCCGGGACGGGGCATTGGCTGCTGGGATCGGTCGACGGCGCGCTGCTGGTATCCTTGCTGTGCGGATCGATTCCGGGGATCATCGCCGGCAGCCTGATCTCGTCGCGCGTGTCGGACCGCTTCCTCAGCCCGATCCTGGCAACCGTATTGCTCCTCGTGGGCATCAAGTTGCTGTTCTGA
- a CDS encoding PHA/PHB synthase family protein, producing MADDPTQPDPTATPAAGVRAVLDAWGQVLAPVAAAGRDAVDPKDRRFAGPEWEHPVFDLMRQGYTVMADAMMKSVDQAPGLDDAARDRARFAMRTLVEAMSPANSPFTNPKALNKALDTGGASLAEGFAKMLADFQRGQLTHTDTQAFEVGRNIATTPGKVVHETPLYQLIQYSPTTDEVATTPLVIFPPWINRFYILDLSPEKSFIRWAVEQGLTVFMVSWKSADASMKDVVWDDYIAAQIDAIDTIRDALDVKSVHTIGYCVAGTTLAAALAVLAAKGEAKKVKSATFFTAQIDFSEAGELLNFIDDSYLQLIETLSGDGYLDGRYLAATFNLLRGKDLIWSPVVNHYLMGDKHPSFDLLHWNGDTTNLPAKWHKAYLTDLYRDNKLAQGLVEALGETIDLSKVETPSYIQAGREDHIAPAESVWKVTHHFVGPLKFVLAGSGHIAGVVNPPAAGKYQYWTGDSDAKSLADFVSGATEHKGSWWPDWIEWIRDLGAKQVPARVPGEGKLAAIEDAPGRYVKAR from the coding sequence ATGGCCGACGATCCCACCCAGCCCGATCCCACCGCCACCCCCGCCGCGGGCGTCCGCGCGGTGCTCGATGCTTGGGGGCAAGTGCTGGCGCCGGTCGCCGCCGCCGGTCGCGACGCGGTCGATCCCAAGGACCGGCGTTTTGCGGGGCCGGAGTGGGAGCACCCCGTCTTCGACCTGATGCGCCAGGGCTATACGGTGATGGCCGACGCGATGATGAAGTCGGTCGATCAGGCGCCGGGGCTCGACGATGCGGCGCGCGACCGGGCGCGGTTCGCGATGCGGACATTGGTCGAGGCGATGAGCCCGGCCAATTCGCCCTTCACCAACCCCAAAGCGCTCAACAAGGCGCTCGACACCGGCGGCGCGAGCCTGGCTGAGGGGTTCGCCAAGATGCTCGCCGATTTCCAGCGCGGCCAGCTGACGCATACCGACACGCAGGCCTTCGAGGTCGGCCGCAACATCGCGACGACGCCGGGCAAGGTCGTCCACGAAACGCCGCTCTACCAGTTGATCCAGTACAGCCCGACGACCGACGAGGTGGCGACGACCCCGCTCGTCATCTTCCCGCCCTGGATCAACCGCTTCTACATCCTCGATCTCTCGCCCGAGAAGAGCTTCATCCGCTGGGCGGTGGAGCAAGGGCTGACCGTGTTCATGGTCAGCTGGAAATCGGCCGATGCGTCGATGAAGGACGTGGTGTGGGACGATTACATCGCCGCGCAGATCGACGCGATCGACACGATCCGCGACGCGCTGGACGTCAAGTCGGTGCACACGATCGGTTATTGCGTCGCGGGCACCACCCTCGCCGCGGCGCTCGCGGTGCTGGCGGCGAAGGGTGAGGCCAAGAAGGTCAAGAGCGCCACGTTCTTCACGGCGCAGATCGATTTCTCCGAAGCGGGCGAGTTGCTCAACTTCATCGACGATTCGTACCTGCAACTGATCGAAACGCTGTCCGGCGACGGCTATCTCGACGGGCGCTACCTTGCCGCGACGTTCAACCTGCTGCGCGGCAAGGATTTGATCTGGTCGCCGGTGGTCAACCACTACCTGATGGGCGACAAGCATCCGTCGTTCGACCTGCTCCACTGGAACGGCGACACGACCAACCTGCCCGCCAAGTGGCACAAGGCGTATCTGACCGACCTGTATCGCGACAACAAGCTGGCGCAGGGTCTGGTCGAGGCGCTGGGCGAGACGATCGACCTGTCGAAGGTCGAGACGCCGAGCTACATCCAGGCGGGCCGCGAGGATCATATCGCGCCGGCCGAGAGCGTGTGGAAGGTGACGCACCATTTCGTCGGGCCGCTCAAGTTCGTGCTGGCCGGGTCGGGACATATCGCCGGCGTCGTGAACCCGCCCGCCGCAGGTAAATATCAGTATTGGACCGGCGATTCCGACGCAAAGTCGCTCGCCGATTTCGTCAGCGGCGCGACCGAGCACAAGGGCAGCTGGTGGCCCGACTGGATCGAATGGATCCGCGATCTGGGCGCGAAACAAGTTCCCGCGCGTGTGCCGGGCGAGGGTAAGCTCGCCGCGATCGAGGATGCGCCGGGCCGCTATGTGAAGGCGCGCTAA
- the phaP gene encoding phasin family protein (Members of this family are phasins (small proteins associated with inclusions such as PHA granules). Note that several different families of phasins have been named PhaP despite very little sequence similarity to each other.), with product MASKTPVSKTPARKPAAKKPAVVKASPVETAPVVVAEAPAAEQPVWPVVETPAAKAVVTAVTETIPAAVAEAAPAIKKEVTKMTDTIKDAAEKGQAYFTDFTAKAKDAAAKGQKAFEDMNEFNKGNVEALVESGKIAATGLQTLGQGYADYARRQFEGTTAAFKSFAGVKSPTEFFKLHSDFVRSQFDSMVAETSKNTEAFIKLAGDVAKPISNRVAVAAEKLKVAA from the coding sequence ATGGCGAGCAAGACCCCCGTTTCGAAGACCCCGGCGCGCAAGCCCGCGGCCAAGAAGCCGGCCGTCGTGAAGGCGTCGCCGGTCGAGACCGCTCCCGTCGTCGTCGCCGAAGCGCCTGCCGCAGAGCAGCCGGTGTGGCCGGTCGTCGAGACCCCCGCCGCGAAAGCAGTTGTGACCGCAGTAACCGAAACCATTCCCGCCGCCGTCGCCGAAGCCGCGCCGGCCATCAAAAAGGAAGTGACCAAGATGACCGACACGATCAAGGACGCGGCCGAAAAGGGCCAGGCCTATTTCACCGACTTCACCGCCAAGGCGAAGGACGCAGCGGCCAAGGGCCAGAAGGCGTTCGAAGACATGAACGAATTCAACAAGGGCAACGTCGAAGCGCTCGTCGAATCCGGCAAGATCGCCGCGACCGGCCTGCAGACGCTTGGCCAGGGCTATGCCGACTATGCGCGTAGGCAGTTCGAAGGCACCACCGCGGCGTTCAAGAGCTTCGCCGGCGTGAAGTCGCCGACCGAATTCTTCAAGCTGCACTCGGACTTCGTCCGCAGTCAGTTCGATTCGATGGTCGCCGAGACCTCGAAGAACACCGAAGCCTTCATCAAGCTGGCCGGCGACGTCGCCAAGCCGATCTCGAACCGCGTCGCGGTTGCCGCCGAGAAGCTGAAGGTCGCCGCGTAA
- a CDS encoding TonB-dependent receptor plug domain-containing protein — protein sequence MSRRVVFGLRTALLAGVALASPSLASAQATPTTSSDPAVAPAPQPVSDASAKRVYLPADFARFAPQTAYDMLTQVPGFTIKIADVLERGLGQASENVLINGERIANKSGGAVDELKKVPAANVQRIELVDAASLGIAGLAGQVANVIVTASGGKGQFEWTPDFRAHFARLNPFSGSVSYSGKIDWLDYTLSAEDQTGRGGFGGPVVITDSLGALTERRYQIFHAEDEVVTFKAKFAFRGPGSAKGNLTLSGTPYWGRQYNGDTRDRVDGDDRSRIIRNRVNGFLYDVSGDYDFRLGPGRLKLIGVRHLDHEPLFQKQITTFDSGAPATGTLFGRISYIGETVGRAEYSWKTGKNAWQLSFERAYNSLDQRGSLASLSTAGVFEPIPFPGGSGKVEETRYEGTATFSRPLGPKLDLQVVLGAESSTLTRVDGNLAPRKFFRPKGSISLGWRPSAGWDASLKLRRRVGQISFYDFLSQPNLNQDRQNAGNPDLVPPQSWELEGEIGRELGPWGKTRLRAYAHRITDIIDIVPIGASDEGVGNLPQATRYGIVSTSTLQFDPIGWRGAKLDATIGTERTRVRDPLTGVERSISGNHDAWIDFAFRQDVPRSRFAWGAEASYDHFNKSYYPTQVQRAWEGPWWISSFVERKGLAGMTVRLTVLNLLNARHRLDRFAYTGFRTTSPLSFREQHNQLIGPIFALSVRGNF from the coding sequence ATGTCGCGTCGGGTTGTTTTCGGATTGCGTACAGCATTGCTCGCAGGGGTCGCCTTGGCCAGCCCGTCGCTTGCCAGTGCGCAAGCCACCCCCACGACGTCGTCCGATCCCGCAGTCGCGCCCGCGCCCCAGCCGGTGTCGGATGCCTCCGCCAAGCGCGTTTATCTGCCTGCCGATTTCGCGCGGTTCGCGCCGCAGACCGCGTACGACATGCTGACCCAGGTGCCGGGTTTCACGATCAAGATCGCCGACGTGCTCGAGCGCGGGCTCGGCCAGGCGTCGGAGAACGTGCTGATCAACGGTGAGCGGATCGCCAACAAATCGGGCGGCGCGGTCGATGAACTGAAGAAGGTGCCTGCCGCCAACGTCCAACGGATCGAACTCGTCGACGCTGCCAGTCTGGGGATTGCCGGGCTCGCCGGCCAGGTCGCCAACGTCATCGTCACGGCGAGCGGCGGCAAGGGTCAGTTCGAATGGACCCCCGATTTCCGCGCCCATTTCGCGCGGCTCAACCCGTTCAGTGGATCGGTCAGCTATTCGGGTAAGATCGATTGGCTCGACTATACGTTATCGGCGGAGGACCAGACCGGGCGCGGCGGGTTCGGCGGCCCGGTGGTGATCACCGACAGCCTCGGCGCGTTGACCGAACGGCGATACCAGATCTTCCACGCCGAAGACGAGGTGGTCACGTTCAAAGCCAAATTCGCTTTTCGAGGCCCCGGTTCGGCCAAGGGCAATTTGACGCTGTCGGGCACGCCGTATTGGGGACGTCAGTATAACGGCGACACGCGCGATCGGGTCGACGGGGACGACCGCAGTCGAATCATCCGCAACCGGGTCAACGGCTTTCTCTACGACGTCAGCGGGGACTATGATTTCCGGCTCGGCCCCGGCCGGCTCAAGTTGATCGGCGTCCGGCACCTCGATCACGAACCGCTCTTTCAGAAGCAGATCACGACGTTCGACAGCGGAGCGCCCGCCACGGGGACGCTGTTCGGGCGCATTTCGTATATCGGCGAGACCGTGGGTCGCGCCGAATATTCGTGGAAGACCGGCAAGAACGCCTGGCAGCTGTCGTTCGAGCGCGCCTACAACTCGCTCGACCAGCGCGGTTCGTTGGCCTCGCTATCGACCGCCGGCGTGTTTGAGCCGATTCCGTTTCCCGGCGGATCGGGCAAGGTCGAGGAAACGCGGTACGAAGGTACCGCGACGTTCAGCCGCCCGCTCGGCCCCAAGCTCGATCTTCAAGTCGTGCTCGGCGCCGAATCGAGCACGCTCACGCGCGTCGACGGCAACCTCGCGCCGCGCAAATTCTTCCGGCCCAAGGGCAGCATCTCGCTCGGCTGGCGACCATCGGCGGGTTGGGATGCCAGCCTGAAGTTGCGCCGCCGTGTCGGGCAGATCAGCTTCTACGACTTCCTGTCGCAACCCAACCTCAACCAGGATCGGCAGAATGCCGGGAATCCCGACCTCGTCCCGCCGCAAAGCTGGGAGTTGGAGGGCGAAATCGGGCGCGAACTCGGTCCTTGGGGCAAGACCCGGCTGCGCGCCTATGCACACCGCATCACCGACATCATCGACATCGTCCCGATCGGCGCCAGCGACGAAGGCGTGGGCAATCTACCGCAGGCAACGCGCTACGGGATCGTCAGTACCAGCACGTTGCAGTTCGACCCGATCGGCTGGCGCGGTGCCAAGCTGGACGCGACGATCGGTACGGAGCGCACCCGCGTCCGCGATCCGCTGACCGGCGTCGAACGATCGATCAGCGGCAATCACGATGCGTGGATCGACTTCGCGTTCAGGCAGGACGTCCCGCGCAGCCGCTTCGCCTGGGGCGCAGAGGCGTCGTACGACCATTTCAACAAGTCCTATTACCCGACCCAGGTTCAACGCGCCTGGGAGGGGCCGTGGTGGATCAGCAGCTTCGTCGAGCGCAAGGGCCTGGCGGGAATGACCGTACGGCTGACGGTACTGAACTTGCTGAACGCGCGGCATCGGCTCGACCGCTTCGCCTATACCGGGTTCCGGACGACCTCGCCGCTGTCGTTCCGCGAGCAGCACAACCAATTGATCGGGCCGATCTTCGCTTTGTCGGTGCGCGGCAACTTCTAG
- the clpS gene encoding ATP-dependent Clp protease adapter ClpS, translated as MHDFSTINMALPPERPGDDEGTGVGVATRTRTKTKQPTPYRVLMLNDDYTPMEFVVLCLQQFFRMSVEEATRVMFHVHQKGVGVCGVFTYEVAETKVSQVMDFARQNQHPLQCTLEKA; from the coding sequence ATGCACGACTTTTCGACCATCAATATGGCTCTGCCGCCCGAACGGCCCGGTGACGACGAAGGCACCGGTGTCGGCGTTGCGACGCGCACGCGCACCAAGACCAAGCAGCCGACGCCATACCGCGTGCTGATGCTCAACGACGACTACACGCCGATGGAATTCGTCGTCCTGTGCCTTCAGCAATTCTTCCGCATGTCGGTGGAGGAGGCGACGCGGGTGATGTTCCACGTCCACCAGAAGGGCGTGGGCGTGTGCGGTGTGTTCACCTACGAAGTGGCGGAGACCAAGGTCAGCCAGGTGATGGACTTCGCCCGACAGAACCAGCATCCGCTGCAGTGTACTCTCGAGAAAGCGTGA
- a CDS encoding MAPEG family protein, translated as MMQYSWTAIVTIVALLVYIGLGLQVAKARGTSGIEAPAMTGHPVLERAVRVHINTLEWLPIFLTALWLFAIYWNQKVAAGLGVVWIVGRLLYSSGYMADPSKRSTGFLIQALTTLVLLLGALGKIVYTMAVSA; from the coding sequence ATGATGCAGTATAGCTGGACCGCGATCGTCACGATCGTCGCATTGCTGGTCTATATCGGATTGGGCCTGCAGGTCGCCAAGGCACGCGGCACATCGGGCATCGAGGCGCCCGCGATGACCGGGCATCCGGTGCTCGAGCGCGCGGTCCGCGTCCACATCAACACACTGGAATGGCTGCCGATATTCCTGACGGCGCTGTGGCTCTTCGCGATCTACTGGAACCAGAAGGTCGCGGCGGGGCTGGGCGTCGTCTGGATCGTCGGGCGTTTGCTCTATTCGAGCGGCTACATGGCCGACCCGTCCAAGCGCAGCACCGGGTTCCTGATCCAGGCGCTGACGACGCTGGTGCTCTTGCTCGGTGCGTTGGGGAAGATCGTCTATACGATGGCGGTAAGCGCCTGA
- a CDS encoding cell wall hydrolase, with product MTNWRTSTIRNSRAALFALLIGLPVLAVSAKAAVVAYYSPPVAAPAPPLPPIGYESEDHFPGAAALYVAEEDAAPTTGTTGTIDISALAIPTNAVLTPDLDGTVKPAQPFSMAGASALDRGRALDCLSTAIYYEAASESDDGQRAVAQVILNRVRHPAFPSTVCGVIYQGSERATGCQFSYACDGAMARPRSAAGMARATRIAAAALNGYVMGAVGLATHYHTYAVTPAWNRALVMTDAIGAHFFHRWKGYWGTAAAFSNARYRGGEPMPGPYRKIDPTLPLIPPTSFATGTTPLIPGAAPVAKTEVSAIQPKYQDVSVAKIDNLPGDSQILDRWKDSRESPCARQQKGAGGPAPSRIV from the coding sequence ATGACCAACTGGCGCACATCGACGATCCGGAACAGCCGCGCGGCGTTGTTCGCATTACTGATCGGGCTGCCCGTGCTCGCCGTCTCGGCCAAGGCAGCGGTGGTTGCGTATTATTCGCCGCCCGTCGCCGCGCCCGCGCCGCCGCTCCCACCGATCGGGTACGAGAGCGAGGATCATTTCCCGGGCGCCGCCGCGTTGTACGTCGCCGAAGAGGATGCCGCGCCGACCACCGGTACGACCGGTACGATCGACATCAGCGCACTCGCGATCCCGACCAACGCCGTGCTGACCCCCGACCTCGACGGTACCGTGAAGCCGGCGCAGCCCTTCTCGATGGCGGGTGCCAGCGCGCTCGACCGCGGGCGGGCGCTCGATTGCCTGTCGACCGCGATCTATTACGAGGCGGCCTCGGAAAGCGACGACGGCCAGCGCGCCGTCGCGCAGGTCATCCTCAACCGCGTGCGGCACCCGGCCTTCCCCAGCACCGTGTGCGGCGTGATCTATCAAGGCTCCGAACGCGCGACCGGTTGCCAGTTCAGCTATGCCTGCGACGGCGCGATGGCGCGACCGCGGTCAGCTGCCGGCATGGCACGCGCGACGCGGATCGCGGCGGCGGCGCTCAACGGCTATGTGATGGGCGCGGTCGGGCTCGCGACGCATTACCATACCTATGCCGTCACCCCGGCGTGGAACCGCGCGCTGGTGATGACCGATGCTATCGGGGCGCACTTCTTCCACCGCTGGAAGGGCTATTGGGGCACCGCGGCGGCGTTCAGCAACGCGCGCTACCGCGGCGGCGAGCCGATGCCCGGCCCGTATCGCAAGATCGATCCGACGTTACCGCTGATACCTCCCACCAGTTTCGCGACCGGCACGACGCCGCTGATCCCTGGCGCTGCGCCGGTCGCGAAAACCGAGGTCTCGGCGATCCAGCCGAAATATCAGGACGTCAGCGTGGCGAAGATCGACAACCTGCCCGGCGACTCGCAGATCCTCGACCGCTGGAAGGATTCTCGGGAAAGCCCCTGCGCTAGGCAGCAAAAAGGGGCCGGTGGACCGGCCCCTTCTCGCATCGTCTAA
- a CDS encoding acyl-CoA carboxylase subunit beta, translating into MSSTIAELARRREAAKLGGGEKRIAAQHAKGKLTARERLSVLLDEGSFEELDMFVEHNCVDFGMQDTVIPGDGVVTGTGTINGRLVCVFSQDFTVFGGSLSERHAQKICKVMDLAMKIGAPVIGLNDSGGARIQEGVASLGGYAEVFQRNVLASGVVPQISLIMGPCAGGAVYSPAMTDFIFMVKDSSYMFVTGPDVVKTVTNEVVTQEALGGAVTHTTKTSVADNAFNDDIEALLAARDFVDFLPASNRESVPERPTADPWDRIENSLDTLIPASANQPYDMHELIRKTVDEGDFFEVQPGHAGNIIVGFGRIEGRTVGVVANQPMVLAGVLDINSSKKAARFVRFCDAFEIPIVTFVDVPGFLPGTAQEHNGIIKHGAKLLFAYAEATVPKITVITRKAYGGAYDVMASKHLRGDLNYAWPTAEIAVMGAKGAVEIIFRGRTPEEIAERTAEYEARFANPFVAASKGFIDEVIQPHSTRRRIALGLRKLRGKQLENPWKKHDNIPL; encoded by the coding sequence ATGTCATCGACCATCGCAGAACTCGCCCGTCGCCGCGAAGCCGCCAAGCTGGGCGGCGGCGAAAAACGCATCGCCGCGCAACACGCCAAGGGGAAGCTGACCGCGCGCGAGCGGCTCAGCGTCTTGCTCGACGAAGGATCGTTCGAGGAACTCGACATGTTCGTCGAGCATAACTGCGTCGATTTCGGAATGCAGGACACGGTCATTCCCGGCGACGGCGTGGTCACCGGAACCGGCACGATCAACGGCCGGCTGGTCTGCGTGTTCAGCCAGGATTTCACCGTGTTCGGCGGATCGCTGTCCGAGCGCCATGCGCAGAAGATCTGCAAGGTCATGGACCTGGCGATGAAGATCGGGGCGCCGGTCATCGGCTTGAACGACTCCGGCGGCGCGCGCATCCAGGAAGGCGTCGCGTCGCTCGGCGGCTATGCCGAAGTGTTTCAGCGCAACGTGCTGGCATCGGGCGTCGTGCCGCAAATCAGCCTGATCATGGGGCCGTGCGCGGGCGGCGCGGTGTATTCGCCGGCGATGACCGACTTCATCTTCATGGTGAAGGATTCGAGCTACATGTTCGTCACGGGTCCCGACGTGGTGAAAACGGTGACCAATGAGGTCGTGACGCAAGAGGCTCTGGGCGGCGCGGTCACGCACACGACCAAGACGAGCGTCGCCGACAATGCCTTCAACGACGATATCGAAGCGCTGCTCGCCGCGCGCGACTTCGTCGATTTTCTGCCGGCATCGAACCGCGAATCGGTGCCCGAGCGCCCGACCGCGGATCCGTGGGATCGCATCGAGAACAGCCTCGACACGCTGATCCCGGCATCGGCGAACCAGCCATACGACATGCACGAGCTGATTCGGAAGACGGTAGACGAAGGCGATTTCTTCGAAGTGCAACCGGGCCATGCCGGCAACATCATCGTCGGCTTCGGGCGGATCGAGGGCAGGACGGTCGGCGTGGTCGCGAACCAGCCGATGGTGCTGGCCGGGGTGCTCGACATCAACTCCTCGAAAAAGGCCGCGCGCTTCGTCCGCTTCTGCGACGCGTTCGAGATTCCGATCGTGACCTTCGTCGATGTCCCCGGCTTCCTGCCCGGCACCGCGCAGGAGCATAACGGCATCATCAAACACGGCGCGAAGCTGCTATTCGCTTACGCCGAAGCGACGGTTCCCAAGATTACCGTCATCACCCGCAAGGCCTATGGCGGGGCGTATGACGTCATGGCGTCGAAGCATCTGCGCGGCGACTTGAACTATGCCTGGCCGACCGCCGAGATCGCGGTGATGGGCGCGAAGGGCGCGGTCGAGATTATCTTCCGTGGGCGTACGCCCGAGGAAATCGCCGAACGAACCGCCGAGTACGAAGCCCGCTTCGCCAACCCGTTCGTGGCGGCGAGCAAGGGCTTCATCGACGAGGTGATCCAACCGCACTCGACTCGCCGCCGCATCGCGTTGGGCCTGCGCAAGCTACGCGGTAAGCAACTCGAGAATCCGTGGAAGAAGCACGACAATATCCCGCTGTGA